The proteins below come from a single Paraburkholderia flagellata genomic window:
- a CDS encoding aspartate aminotransferase family protein yields MTSRPVIDDLSSFWMPFTANRQFKAAPRLLESAKGMYYRTTDGREVLDGSAGLWCVNAGHAREEIVAAIAQQAAKLDFAPTFQMGHPLAFEAAQKIAEIMPAGLDRVFFTNSGSESVDTALKIALAYHRARGEGQRTKLIGRERGYHGVGFGGISVGGIAPNRKAFSGQLLPAVDHLPHTHNLEHNAFSKGQPGWGAHLADDLERIVALHDASTIAAVIVEPVAGSTGVLIPPQGYLQRLREICTKHGILLIFDEVITGFGRLGKATASEYFGVTPDIITMAKAINNAAVPMGGVAASRTIHDTIVNSGAQGAIELFHGYTYSAHPLAAAAAIATQDLYRREGLFERADALAPKFEAAAHALRGEKHVKDVRNLGLVAGVELDSRDGAPGARAYEVFVKCFEAGVLIRFTGDILAFSPPLIVTEEEIARLFGTVRDVLATVQ; encoded by the coding sequence ATGACTTCGCGCCCTGTCATCGACGATCTCTCGTCGTTCTGGATGCCCTTCACCGCCAACCGCCAGTTCAAGGCCGCGCCGCGCCTGCTCGAATCGGCCAAAGGCATGTACTACCGCACGACCGATGGCCGTGAGGTGCTCGACGGCAGCGCGGGCCTCTGGTGTGTGAACGCGGGCCATGCACGCGAGGAGATTGTCGCGGCGATCGCCCAGCAAGCCGCCAAGCTCGACTTCGCTCCCACGTTTCAGATGGGCCACCCGCTCGCGTTCGAGGCAGCGCAGAAGATCGCGGAGATCATGCCGGCCGGGCTCGACCGCGTGTTCTTCACGAATTCCGGCTCGGAGTCGGTCGACACCGCGCTGAAGATCGCGCTCGCCTACCATCGCGCACGCGGCGAAGGCCAGCGCACCAAGCTGATCGGCCGCGAGCGCGGCTACCACGGCGTGGGCTTCGGCGGCATTTCGGTGGGCGGCATTGCGCCGAATCGCAAGGCGTTTTCGGGCCAGTTGCTGCCGGCCGTCGATCATCTGCCGCACACACACAATCTTGAACACAACGCGTTCTCGAAGGGCCAGCCGGGCTGGGGTGCCCACCTCGCCGACGACCTCGAGCGCATCGTCGCGCTGCACGACGCCTCGACCATCGCGGCCGTGATCGTGGAGCCCGTGGCAGGTTCGACGGGCGTGCTGATTCCGCCGCAAGGCTATCTGCAGCGCCTGCGCGAGATCTGCACGAAGCACGGCATCCTGCTGATTTTCGACGAGGTCATCACGGGCTTCGGGCGCCTCGGCAAGGCCACGGCCAGCGAGTATTTCGGCGTCACGCCGGACATCATCACCATGGCCAAGGCGATCAACAACGCCGCCGTGCCGATGGGCGGCGTGGCCGCGAGCCGCACGATTCACGACACGATCGTGAACAGCGGCGCGCAGGGCGCAATCGAGCTGTTCCACGGCTACACGTATTCGGCGCACCCGCTCGCCGCCGCCGCCGCGATCGCGACACAGGACCTGTATCGCCGTGAGGGCCTGTTCGAGCGCGCCGACGCACTCGCGCCGAAGTTCGAGGCCGCAGCGCATGCGCTGCGCGGCGAAAAGCACGTGAAGGACGTGCGCAACCTCGGCCTCGTTGCCGGCGTCGAACTCGATTCGCGCGATGGCGCGCCGGGCGCGCGCGCTTACGAGGTTTTCGTGAAGTGCTTCGAAGCAGGCGTGCTGATCCGCTTCACGGGCGACATTCTCGCGTTCTCGCCGCCGCTCATCGTGACCGAAGAGGAAATCGCGCGCCTGTTCGGCACGGTGCGCGACGTGCTCGCCACGGTGCAGTAA
- a CDS encoding aminotransferase-like domain-containing protein — MIELELERGRGAAPTLVEQLVQGFTRAIEAQTLRAGALLPSVRQLAQTHELSTYTVTEAYSRLVSMGFVVARRGSGYRVAQRSETARASGTGWQPPTLTATWLLSDVFADHSVPIKAGCGWVPGEWINESGLQHALRAMSRVPAVRLGDYGHPYGYAPLRERIAAQLDRQGLPVEVSNVLLTQGATQGLDLIVRTLLRPGDTVLVEDPGYCNLLQILKLAGLTVHGVPRTPAGLDIEALERQVAAHQPKAIFVNTTLQNPTGATYAMSNAFRLLQIAERQRMWVVEDDVSRELAPPGAPLLAAMEGLQRVLYVSGFSKTVTPSLRCGYVVAERDVLRELARAKMAVGLTSSSTIERMVDKVLLEGRHARHVELVNERLKAAHACVEERLDALGLEIFHRPRAGLFVWARLAIEPERAGAIATAALRDGIWLAPGSYFRPDDEPSAWFRFNAPYSTDDALWRFIERAR; from the coding sequence ATGATCGAACTCGAACTGGAGCGTGGCCGCGGCGCAGCGCCTACGCTCGTCGAGCAGCTCGTACAGGGCTTCACGCGCGCTATCGAAGCGCAAACGCTGCGCGCTGGCGCGCTGCTGCCCTCGGTGCGGCAACTCGCGCAAACGCACGAGCTATCCACCTATACAGTGACCGAAGCGTACAGCCGCCTCGTTTCGATGGGCTTCGTGGTCGCGCGGCGCGGCTCGGGCTACCGCGTGGCGCAGCGCAGCGAGACGGCACGGGCGAGCGGGACGGGCTGGCAGCCGCCCACGCTCACGGCCACGTGGCTGCTCTCCGACGTGTTCGCCGATCATTCGGTGCCGATCAAGGCGGGCTGCGGCTGGGTGCCGGGCGAGTGGATCAACGAGAGCGGCCTGCAGCACGCCCTGCGCGCCATGAGCCGGGTGCCGGCCGTGCGTCTTGGCGACTACGGGCACCCTTACGGCTACGCGCCGCTGCGCGAGCGCATTGCGGCGCAACTGGACCGCCAGGGGCTGCCTGTCGAGGTGTCGAACGTCCTGCTGACGCAGGGCGCGACGCAGGGGCTCGATCTCATCGTGCGAACGCTGCTGCGGCCCGGCGACACGGTGCTCGTGGAAGACCCCGGCTACTGCAATCTGCTGCAGATCCTCAAGCTCGCGGGGCTCACGGTGCACGGCGTGCCGCGCACGCCGGCCGGGCTCGACATCGAGGCGCTCGAGCGCCAGGTGGCCGCGCATCAGCCCAAGGCGATCTTCGTGAACACGACGCTGCAGAATCCCACCGGCGCGACGTATGCGATGTCCAATGCGTTCCGCTTGCTGCAGATCGCCGAGCGCCAGCGCATGTGGGTCGTCGAGGACGACGTGAGCCGCGAACTTGCGCCGCCAGGCGCGCCGCTGCTCGCGGCGATGGAGGGCTTGCAGCGGGTGCTGTACGTCAGCGGCTTTTCGAAGACGGTCACGCCATCGCTGCGTTGCGGCTATGTGGTCGCCGAGCGCGATGTGCTGCGCGAGCTGGCGCGCGCGAAGATGGCCGTGGGGCTCACCTCGTCGTCTACCATCGAGCGCATGGTCGACAAGGTGTTGCTCGAAGGGCGCCACGCACGGCATGTCGAGCTGGTGAACGAGCGGCTGAAGGCCGCGCATGCGTGCGTGGAGGAGCGGCTGGATGCGCTGGGGCTCGAGATATTCCATCGTCCGCGCGCGGGGCTCTTCGTGTGGGCGCGCCTTGCGATCGAACCCGAACGGGCCGGCGCGATTGCTACTGCTGCGCTGCGCGACGGCATCTGGCTCGCGCCCGGCTCTTATTTCCGGCCCGACGACGAACCGAGCGCGTGGTTTCGCTTCAATGCACCGTATTCGACGGACGATGCGCTGTGGCGGTTTATCGAGCGTGCGCGCTAG
- a CDS encoding DNA polymerase II codes for MSEFEAGFILTRHWRDTGEHTEVDFWLATDAGPRQVRLRPQPSVAFVPAAQQAAARAALKGDARAELRPLNLCDFQRRRVLGLYSPQYRALAGHAKRLAKAGVDVYEADIQPPDRYMMERFITAPVLFRGDSDAANESAVLLDGEMKPANGYRPHLKLVSLDIETSAQGELYSIALEGCGQRQVYMLGPANGDASQIDFDFEYCESRAQMLERLNAWMAQHDPDAIIGWNLVQFDLRVLHAHAQQTGVPLRLGRGGEVMEWREHGMRENHFFAGAAGRLIIDGIEALRSATWSFPSFSLEYVAQALLGEGKSIDNPYQRMDEIQRRFDEDKPALARYNLKDCELVTRVFEKTELIAFLLERASVTGLPVDRSGGSVAAFTHLYLPKMHRLGYVAPNLGDVVGENSPGGFVMDSRPGIYDSVLVLDYKSLYPSIIRTFLIDPVGLIEGLSDPGDDVSVPGFLGARFSREKHCLPEIVRQVWEERENAKRQHNAPLSQALKIIMNAFYGVLGSTGCRFFDPRLASSITMRGHEIMRRTRQLIESQGYDVIYGDTDSTFVWLKHAHSEADATRTGKQLVEHVNASWKAELQERFGIQSALELQFERHYSRFLMPTVRGAEEGSKKRYAGLTLAKNGGEEVVFKGLETVRTDWTPLAQEFQRELYRRIFQREPYVEYIRDYVRRTLNGELDDQLVYRKRLRRPLVEYQRNVPPHVRAARVADEFNRAKGRPLQYQNGGWISYVMTTAGPEPLETLSSPLDYAFYVSRQLQPVADAILPFLRDDFDTLMSGQQSLF; via the coding sequence TTGTCTGAGTTTGAAGCGGGTTTTATTCTCACCCGCCATTGGCGCGATACGGGCGAACACACCGAGGTCGACTTCTGGCTCGCGACCGACGCGGGACCGCGCCAGGTGCGCCTGCGTCCCCAGCCCTCTGTCGCATTCGTGCCGGCCGCGCAGCAAGCCGCGGCCCGTGCCGCGCTAAAGGGCGACGCGCGCGCCGAGCTCCGCCCGCTCAATCTGTGCGACTTCCAGCGCCGCCGGGTGCTGGGGCTCTACTCGCCGCAATATCGCGCCCTGGCGGGGCATGCAAAACGCCTCGCCAAAGCGGGCGTCGACGTCTACGAAGCCGATATCCAGCCGCCCGACCGCTACATGATGGAGCGGTTCATCACCGCGCCTGTGCTGTTTCGCGGCGATTCGGACGCCGCAAACGAAAGCGCCGTACTGCTCGACGGCGAAATGAAACCCGCGAACGGCTATCGCCCGCACCTGAAACTCGTGTCGCTCGACATCGAAACGAGCGCACAGGGCGAGCTTTATTCCATTGCGCTCGAAGGCTGCGGACAACGCCAGGTCTACATGCTCGGCCCCGCCAATGGCGACGCGAGCCAGATCGACTTCGACTTCGAATACTGCGAAAGCCGCGCGCAAATGCTCGAACGCCTCAACGCGTGGATGGCGCAGCACGACCCCGACGCGATCATCGGCTGGAATCTCGTGCAGTTCGACTTGCGTGTGTTGCACGCGCATGCCCAGCAAACGGGCGTGCCCCTGCGCCTTGGGCGCGGCGGCGAGGTCATGGAGTGGCGCGAGCACGGCATGCGGGAAAATCATTTCTTTGCGGGTGCAGCGGGCCGACTCATCATCGACGGCATCGAGGCGCTGCGCTCGGCCACCTGGAGCTTTCCGTCGTTCAGCCTCGAATACGTCGCACAGGCGTTGCTCGGTGAAGGCAAGTCCATCGACAATCCGTATCAGCGCATGGACGAGATCCAGCGCCGCTTCGACGAAGACAAACCCGCGCTGGCCCGCTACAACCTCAAGGACTGCGAACTGGTCACGCGCGTCTTCGAGAAAACCGAACTGATTGCCTTTCTGCTCGAACGCGCGTCCGTCACGGGGCTGCCCGTGGATCGCAGCGGCGGTTCGGTCGCCGCGTTCACGCACCTGTATCTGCCAAAGATGCACAGGCTCGGCTACGTCGCCCCGAATCTCGGCGACGTGGTGGGCGAGAACAGCCCCGGCGGCTTCGTCATGGACTCGCGCCCCGGCATCTACGACTCGGTGCTCGTGCTCGACTACAAGAGCCTCTACCCCTCGATCATCCGCACGTTCCTGATCGATCCTGTTGGTCTCATCGAAGGTCTGAGCGATCCCGGCGACGATGTGTCCGTGCCCGGCTTTCTCGGTGCGCGCTTTTCCCGTGAGAAGCACTGTCTGCCAGAAATCGTGCGCCAAGTGTGGGAGGAGCGCGAAAATGCGAAGCGGCAGCACAACGCCCCGCTATCGCAGGCGCTCAAGATCATCATGAACGCGTTTTACGGCGTGCTCGGCTCGACCGGTTGCCGTTTCTTCGATCCGCGCCTCGCCTCTTCGATCACGATGCGCGGGCACGAGATCATGCGCAGAACCCGTCAACTCATCGAGTCGCAGGGCTACGACGTGATTTACGGCGATACCGACTCGACCTTCGTCTGGCTCAAGCACGCGCACAGCGAGGCCGACGCCACGCGCACCGGCAAGCAACTCGTCGAGCACGTCAACGCATCGTGGAAGGCCGAATTGCAGGAACGCTTCGGTATCCAAAGCGCCCTGGAATTGCAGTTCGAACGCCATTACTCGCGCTTTCTCATGCCTACGGTACGTGGCGCGGAAGAAGGCAGTAAAAAGCGCTACGCCGGCCTCACGCTCGCGAAGAACGGCGGCGAAGAAGTCGTGTTCAAGGGCCTCGAGACCGTGCGTACCGACTGGACGCCGCTCGCGCAGGAGTTCCAGCGCGAGCTGTACCGGCGCATTTTCCAGCGCGAGCCCTACGTGGAGTACATCCGCGACTATGTGCGGCGCACGCTCAATGGCGAACTGGACGACCAGCTCGTCTACCGCAAGCGATTGCGCCGGCCGCTCGTCGAATATCAGCGCAACGTGCCGCCGCACGTGCGGGCCGCGCGCGTCGCGGACGAGTTCAATCGCGCGAAAGGCCGTCCGCTCCAATATCAGAACGGCGGCTGGATCAGCTACGTGATGACGACGGCCGGGCCCGAGCCGCTCGAAACGCTGAGTTCGCCGCTCGATTACGCGTTCTATGTAAGCCGCCAGCTACAGCCTGTTGCGGACGCGATTCTGCCTTTCCTGCGCGATGATTTCGATACGCTGATGTCGGGACAGCAGAGTTTGTTTTGA
- a CDS encoding LysE family translocator: MLPEMLSALPAGMLFVVVTTITPGPNNTMLLASGVNFGFRRTVPHILGISAGVVVLMLSVGFGLGQVFRHIPSLYVVLEVASIAYLLYLAWKIGTSGDLKVKSGEHRPMRFHEAIAFQWVNPKAWMMVLTAATTIRLSANFGTNTMAMAVLFYVIGLPCICIWAAFGTSMRRFLSNPRRLRLFNVAMALSLIVSLYPMFAHLLQR, from the coding sequence ATGCTGCCCGAAATGCTCAGCGCGCTGCCCGCCGGCATGCTCTTCGTCGTGGTCACGACCATCACGCCCGGCCCCAATAACACCATGCTGCTCGCGTCCGGCGTCAACTTCGGTTTTCGCCGCACGGTGCCGCACATTCTCGGCATTAGCGCGGGCGTAGTCGTGCTCATGCTTTCGGTGGGCTTCGGGCTTGGCCAGGTCTTCCGGCACATTCCGTCGCTCTACGTCGTGCTGGAAGTCGCGAGCATTGCGTACCTCCTGTATCTCGCGTGGAAAATCGGCACCTCGGGCGACCTCAAGGTCAAGAGCGGCGAGCACCGGCCCATGCGCTTTCACGAAGCCATCGCGTTCCAGTGGGTCAATCCGAAAGCGTGGATGATGGTGCTCACGGCCGCCACCACGATCCGCCTTTCCGCGAACTTCGGCACCAATACGATGGCGATGGCCGTCCTGTTCTATGTGATCGGCCTGCCCTGCATCTGCATCTGGGCCGCGTTCGGGACCAGCATGCGGCGCTTTCTGTCGAATCCGCGGCGGCTGCGTCTGTTCAACGTCGCCATGGCGCTTTCGCTGATCGTTTCGCTGTATCCGATGTTCGCGCACCTGCTTCAGCGCTAA
- a CDS encoding efflux RND transporter periplasmic adaptor subunit, translating into MFANHAAGRAVSLPFAVTLCALCVLAAGSLLAGCRKGEEAPVTEVRPVRVVRVEKQEAGTTIALTGRLQAQAEINQSFRIDGRMTSRNVDVGDRVRAGQVLARLDRMNEESSLQSARAQLAAAQAQALEARTMFTRMRDLLAEHAVSRASFEQSEAMAKITQSQVDSAQSLVSIAQNRLSYTDLVSDVAGVVTARGAEPGEVVPAGRMIVQIAREGAVDAVFDVPAAIKDVAPANPDIVIALASNPEVTAVGKVREVSPRADPVTGTFAVRVQVVDPPAAMRLGSTVIGHMKLPRAAAIEIPSSALIQPGGKPAVWVVDTKTGTVSVREVELQAYGEDRVQVSQGLTTGDVVVTAGVQALRPGQKINWTEAPR; encoded by the coding sequence GTGTTTGCGAATCATGCTGCAGGTCGAGCGGTTTCCCTGCCTTTTGCCGTGACGCTGTGCGCGCTGTGTGTATTGGCGGCAGGCTCACTGCTGGCGGGCTGCCGTAAGGGCGAAGAAGCGCCAGTGACGGAGGTCCGTCCGGTACGCGTCGTCAGGGTGGAAAAGCAGGAGGCGGGAACAACCATCGCCTTGACCGGAAGGTTGCAGGCGCAGGCTGAGATCAATCAGTCGTTCCGTATCGACGGAAGAATGACGTCCCGCAACGTCGACGTCGGAGACCGCGTCCGGGCGGGCCAGGTGCTGGCGCGGCTTGACCGGATGAACGAGGAAAGCAGCCTCCAGTCCGCCCGGGCACAACTGGCCGCCGCTCAGGCGCAAGCCCTGGAAGCGCGCACCATGTTCACCCGGATGCGCGATCTGCTTGCGGAACATGCCGTGTCGCGTGCTTCGTTCGAACAGTCGGAAGCGATGGCAAAGATCACCCAGTCGCAAGTCGATTCTGCGCAGTCGTTGGTCAGCATCGCTCAGAATCGGCTGAGTTACACCGATCTGGTTTCCGACGTCGCCGGCGTGGTGACGGCGCGTGGGGCGGAGCCGGGTGAGGTGGTCCCGGCTGGCCGCATGATCGTGCAGATCGCTCGCGAAGGCGCGGTGGATGCCGTATTCGATGTGCCCGCCGCGATCAAGGATGTCGCGCCGGCCAATCCCGACATTGTCATCGCGCTTGCCAGCAACCCCGAGGTCACCGCCGTTGGTAAGGTGCGCGAAGTATCGCCCCGCGCCGATCCGGTGACCGGAACCTTTGCGGTCCGGGTTCAAGTTGTTGATCCACCGGCAGCCATGCGCCTTGGCAGTACGGTCATTGGCCACATGAAGCTCCCGCGCGCGGCGGCCATCGAAATTCCTTCGAGCGCCCTGATCCAGCCCGGAGGAAAACCGGCGGTCTGGGTGGTCGATACGAAGACAGGGACGGTTTCGGTGCGTGAGGTCGAGCTTCAGGCATATGGCGAGGACCGCGTTCAGGTATCGCAAGGGCTCACCACAGGCGACGTGGTCGTGACTGCCGGCGTGCAGGCATTGCGGCCGGGACAGAAAATTAACTGGACCGAGGCCCCCAGGTGA
- a CDS encoding efflux RND transporter permease subunit produces MIGPNLSEWALSKRPLVVFLMIAALVAGTLSFLRLGRAEDPVFTFRTMVVAAAWPGATVDDTLSQVTERLERTLQETRHLDRIRSYTTAGQTTIFVDLLQSTPPSEVQDIWYQVRKNVGDMRQTLPAGTLGPFFNDDFGDTYGIIYGFTADGYNMRQLRDRVEAIRSRLLLVPDVSKIEVLGAQDEQIYIEFSTTRLAGLRLDYPTIVAALRAQNLIRPTGVLQTGQERVFFRVTGAFDSERDIENVNLVLGGRIVRLGDIATVRRGFADPPQPMFRVNGKPAIGLAIAMRDSGDILALGRNLKAEMADATANLPGGIEPFLVANQSDTVDVAINDFMASLWQAIIIILVCSFVSLGIRPGTVVALSIPLTLAIVFGVMDVVHIDLHRVSLGALIIALTLLVDDAMTTVDAMINRLAAGDSKDQAATFAYRTLAAPMLIGTLVSISSFVPIGFAKSSAGEYTFSIFSVVAIALLASWFGAVIFSPLVGVVILKAPKAEKEPRKPGKMLTAYGRFLRGALRLRWLTIAITLAAFVVSIFLVRFVPRQFFPASDRPELTMDLTLRQNASIHATEDQVARLEAILKSDPDVDHFSSYVGRGAVRFILTLNAQLPNPFFAQIIVVAKSLEARDRLQLKLEKILSDQFPGIVARVSPLELGPPVGWPLQYRVSGPDPAQVRRVALDLAGIVGADERTRHINFDWMEPARQIRIHINQDEARQLGVSSAALAAIMNTVITGTPLTQIRDDIYLVNVVARAQEEQPLTVQSLSTLQVPTPSGRMVPLSQFATFTEEQESPLIWRRNRVPTLTVRADVMHGKLPDEVVATLAPKIDAFNAKLPKGYHVATGGIFEESAISQASVFAVVPVMIVLMLTSMMLLLVSFKRLAMVVSVMPLGLIGVVLALLIFNRPLGFVAILGILALIGMIAKNGLILIVQIETYRQEGMGVLEAVVASGTSRIRPMMLTSISTVFGLIPIAPTVFWGAMAFAIMGGLLVATVLTLVFLPALYMVVFGKEDRPPSQSSGMASGAT; encoded by the coding sequence GTGATTGGCCCGAATCTTTCCGAGTGGGCGCTTTCCAAGCGCCCCCTGGTGGTGTTCCTGATGATCGCTGCGCTTGTCGCGGGAACGCTGTCATTTCTCCGGTTGGGGCGCGCGGAAGATCCGGTCTTTACATTCCGCACCATGGTGGTGGCCGCCGCGTGGCCGGGGGCCACCGTCGACGACACGCTCTCGCAGGTGACCGAGCGGCTCGAACGCACGTTGCAGGAGACCCGTCACCTCGATCGCATACGCAGCTATACGACAGCGGGTCAGACGACGATCTTCGTCGATCTTCTGCAATCCACGCCACCCTCCGAAGTCCAGGACATCTGGTATCAGGTTCGCAAAAACGTGGGTGATATGCGGCAAACGCTGCCGGCGGGCACGCTCGGGCCGTTCTTCAATGATGACTTCGGCGACACCTACGGCATCATCTACGGATTCACGGCCGACGGCTACAACATGCGCCAGTTGCGTGATCGCGTCGAGGCGATTCGCTCGCGTTTGCTGCTGGTGCCGGACGTTTCGAAGATCGAGGTCCTGGGCGCGCAGGACGAACAGATCTACATCGAGTTCTCGACCACCCGTCTCGCGGGCCTGCGTCTGGACTATCCGACCATCGTCGCGGCATTGAGAGCGCAAAATCTCATCAGGCCGACCGGCGTCCTGCAAACCGGGCAGGAGCGGGTGTTCTTCAGGGTGACGGGCGCCTTCGATTCCGAACGCGACATCGAGAATGTCAACCTGGTGCTGGGAGGGCGCATCGTACGCCTGGGCGATATCGCCACCGTCAGACGCGGCTTCGCCGACCCTCCACAGCCCATGTTCCGCGTCAACGGCAAGCCGGCCATCGGGCTCGCGATCGCCATGCGCGATTCGGGTGACATACTGGCGCTCGGTCGCAACCTGAAGGCCGAGATGGCCGACGCCACCGCGAACCTGCCAGGCGGCATCGAGCCGTTCCTGGTCGCCAATCAGTCGGATACCGTCGATGTCGCGATCAACGACTTCATGGCGTCGCTCTGGCAGGCCATCATCATCATCCTGGTGTGCAGCTTCGTAAGTCTGGGCATACGGCCGGGGACGGTGGTGGCATTGTCGATCCCGCTGACGCTCGCGATCGTCTTCGGGGTCATGGACGTCGTGCACATCGACCTGCACCGGGTGTCGTTAGGAGCGCTGATCATCGCGTTGACTTTGCTGGTCGACGACGCCATGACCACGGTCGACGCCATGATCAACCGCCTCGCCGCCGGTGACAGCAAGGATCAGGCCGCGACTTTCGCATACCGCACGCTGGCCGCGCCAATGCTGATCGGCACGCTCGTATCGATATCCAGTTTCGTGCCGATTGGCTTCGCGAAGAGTTCGGCCGGCGAATATACGTTTTCCATTTTTTCGGTGGTGGCGATCGCACTGCTCGCGTCGTGGTTCGGCGCGGTGATTTTCTCGCCGCTGGTCGGTGTGGTGATCCTGAAAGCGCCCAAGGCGGAGAAGGAGCCGCGCAAACCCGGCAAAATGCTCACAGCTTATGGCCGCTTCCTGCGTGGCGCGCTGCGGCTGAGGTGGTTGACGATTGCCATCACGCTCGCGGCGTTCGTGGTGTCGATCTTCCTCGTGCGGTTCGTGCCGCGGCAGTTCTTTCCCGCTTCGGACCGGCCCGAACTGACGATGGATCTGACCTTGCGCCAAAACGCGTCCATCCACGCGACCGAAGACCAGGTCGCGCGGCTCGAAGCCATTTTGAAAAGCGATCCGGATGTCGATCATTTCAGCAGCTACGTGGGCCGCGGCGCAGTGCGCTTTATTCTCACGCTCAATGCTCAGTTGCCCAATCCGTTTTTCGCACAGATCATTGTGGTCGCGAAAAGTCTCGAGGCGCGGGACCGGCTGCAATTGAAACTGGAGAAGATACTGAGCGACCAATTCCCCGGCATCGTCGCTCGCGTGTCGCCGCTGGAACTGGGGCCGCCAGTGGGGTGGCCGTTGCAGTATCGCGTTTCTGGCCCCGACCCGGCGCAGGTGCGCAGGGTCGCACTCGATCTGGCCGGTATCGTGGGTGCGGACGAGCGAACGCGCCACATCAATTTCGACTGGATGGAACCGGCCCGGCAGATCCGCATTCACATCAACCAGGATGAAGCGCGTCAACTCGGCGTGAGTTCCGCTGCGCTGGCCGCCATCATGAACACCGTCATTACCGGCACGCCGCTCACGCAGATACGCGACGACATCTACCTTGTCAACGTCGTCGCGCGAGCGCAGGAAGAGCAGCCGCTGACGGTCCAGTCGCTGAGTACGTTGCAGGTTCCCACGCCGAGCGGGCGCATGGTTCCACTCAGCCAGTTCGCGACGTTCACTGAGGAACAGGAGTCGCCGCTGATATGGCGGCGTAACCGCGTGCCGACGCTCACGGTGCGCGCCGACGTGATGCATGGCAAGCTGCCCGACGAAGTCGTCGCAACGCTCGCGCCGAAGATCGATGCGTTCAATGCGAAGCTGCCCAAGGGCTACCACGTCGCGACCGGCGGCATCTTCGAGGAAAGTGCGATCTCGCAAGCCTCGGTGTTCGCCGTGGTCCCGGTGATGATCGTGCTGATGCTGACGAGCATGATGCTGCTACTCGTGAGCTTCAAGCGCCTGGCCATGGTGGTCTCGGTGATGCCATTGGGCCTGATAGGCGTGGTGCTCGCGCTGCTGATTTTCAACCGGCCGCTTGGTTTCGTCGCCATCCTGGGCATTCTCGCGTTGATCGGCATGATCGCGAAGAACGGCCTGATCCTGATTGTGCAGATCGAGACCTATCGGCAAGAGGGTATGGGTGTGCTCGAGGCCGTTGTCGCCTCGGGCACTTCGCGCATACGGCCAATGATGTTGACGTCGATCTCGACCGTGTTCGGCCTGATCCCAATCGCGCCCACCGTGTTCTGGGGCGCCATGGCCTTCGCAATCATGGGCGGCTTGCTTGTGGCGACGGTACTGACCCTGGTGTTCCTGCCGGCGCTGTACATGGTCGTGTTCGGCAAGGAAGACCGGCCGCCGTCGCAGTCTTCGGGGATGGCGAGCGGGGCGACGTGA
- a CDS encoding Na+/H+ antiporter subunit E, which translates to MSSPTLRAFLLDWRSHWRVALARAVCFLALWIILMPSVKPADLICGLIATLVATQMSLRLLPPAAGKVRLGALIVFVPHFLVQSLLAGIDVARRALDPRLPLRPGIVVYRVGFPPGTARNGFAIITSLLPGSLPVDETADGLVYHCLDTSQRVAEQLADEERRLAGALVSGERHG; encoded by the coding sequence ATGAGCTCACCAACGCTCCGTGCTTTCCTGCTCGACTGGCGTTCGCATTGGCGCGTCGCGCTGGCACGCGCGGTTTGCTTTCTCGCGCTATGGATCATCCTGATGCCGAGCGTGAAGCCGGCCGATCTCATCTGCGGCCTGATTGCGACGCTCGTCGCGACGCAGATGAGCCTGCGTCTCCTGCCGCCCGCCGCGGGAAAGGTGCGCCTCGGCGCCTTGATCGTGTTCGTGCCGCATTTCCTCGTGCAGTCGCTGCTCGCTGGCATCGACGTGGCGCGCCGCGCCTTGGACCCGCGCCTGCCTTTGCGGCCGGGTATCGTGGTCTATCGTGTCGGTTTTCCGCCGGGGACGGCGCGCAATGGTTTCGCCATCATCACGAGCCTCTTGCCTGGCTCGCTTCCGGTTGACGAGACCGCGGACGGGCTCGTTTACCACTGTCTCGACACCTCGCAGCGGGTTGCCGAACAACTGGCGGATGAAGAACGGCGCCTCGCGGGTGCACTGGTCAGCGGTGAACGTCATGGCTGA
- a CDS encoding monovalent cation/H+ antiporter complex subunit F, protein MADVLIAVCALVLLMVAVGLLSVLRGPTRADRMMAAQLFGTGGIAALLLVGTASGVEAVVDVALTLAVLAAFASVAFVKADRQAEGDIAQEDRK, encoded by the coding sequence ATGGCTGACGTGCTCATTGCCGTTTGCGCGCTGGTGCTGCTCATGGTGGCCGTGGGCTTGTTGAGCGTGCTGCGCGGGCCCACGCGCGCCGACCGGATGATGGCCGCGCAACTCTTCGGCACGGGAGGGATTGCGGCCTTGCTGCTGGTCGGGACGGCAAGCGGCGTCGAGGCGGTAGTGGATGTGGCGTTGACGCTCGCCGTGCTTGCGGCGTTCGCGTCGGTGGCCTTCGTCAAGGCCGATCGTCAGGCAGAAGGCGATATCGCGCAGGAGGACCGGAAATGA